The Bombus vancouverensis nearcticus chromosome 11, iyBomVanc1_principal, whole genome shotgun sequence DNA window TTTCGATAAATTTAATGAATCACCAATGTCACTACCCTGTGGTTGTTGTTGCTTTTTATGTATCGTGGTCATATCCAACATCCCACCAAATTCAGATTTAGAAATTGATAGATCTTCAGTTCCTTGATATTCATTTGATCGATTGAGTTTTGCGTTATCGTTTTGTATTTCCATCTTTTTCCTATCAGTTGTGTAGTCCTCCGGAGTTGCAGAAAAATTTCTACAAGATTCTGAAGATCCAATAGTTGCTTTGAATGGTGACTGGATAGGATCAACCATAGCAAAATCATTTGattttcgttcgttcgattcAATATCTCTCGCAGGAGAGATTTTACCAATTGGGCCAAACAAATTTGCAATATTACGCATATATGCAGATGGTGATGGCGATGACGTTCTCGCAAAATCTGGTATAGGAAAACCAGAAAGCTTTGCCAAATCCGCTGTGGAAAAATTAGCTAATTTTGATAGGTctgaaaatttagaaatttgcTGTGTTATATCGGCTAAAGGAAAATCGGGTGTTGTGGATGACCGCGTTTTATTGATACTAATATCTGTTCCGAGAGGATTAGATACTTTCGAAAAATCAGTTGGCGCAAAATCGTAATCGCATTTAGTATTTTTTACAGAAACTGTAAGTTCCCCGGATTGAAAGCTGGGCATCACTTCTGATGGTGATATATGTTGCTTAGATGTAGAGTTTCCATCCTTTATTTGCGTGATGGATGTGGTGTCCGTAGTTATAATATCCTTTTTAATATTATCTCTAGAAGTAGATGGTTGCATTACAAAAGGTTTTGATGTAGGTGTAATTATTGAACCATCAGGCTTGAAGTTCACAGGTGTAAGGAAGACAGCTGCATTATTAGGTGCAAGACCAACCCCTGGTGGGACTGAGGGAACAAGTGATTCTGATACTGGTACCAGAGGGAATTTCATAGCCAGAAATTCCGGTGATGTCCCATCTTCAGAACCAGGACAAATCATTTCTCTAATTACATCCCAATATGAACCGTTCGATCTACTACGGCCGGGTAACTTGGACGCTAAAGAACACTTCAGATAtcgatgtattttattattgtacTCATATTTGaatcttatttttatatacttacTCTTAAACGTTCAAGATAAGTCGTATTATTGTTAAAGTTGGTAGTAAAATCAATACCTCCTTCACTTCTATAATATTCTATGCATCTTCTCTGAAATAATAGACATAAAGATGTATTGATTGCCTTGGCTGAATTATTAATTGAATAGAACTATGTAAATTCTTACAATTTCTTCTAATGTATCTTGAGAAAGAAAGTGTTCTTGAGATAATGTATAGCTCAAAAGCATTGGTCTTGGATATTCATGAGGCCGATTTTCTGGAGGTGGTAAAGACCagaaaacattaaaatttgACTCATAGCAACTGCCATCTGTATTATAAGGAGCTGAAATCCATCATTTTGAATTCATTGGACTTAATCACAAGATTTTaagcaataaataatattttgtcaAAGAAAACATACAGCATATTAAACCTACGCATGGTGTGTAACCATTATCACTAGgtcctttcatttttatttgataATCTAATTGAGAATCAACATCCCTCAGGGAAGGGGATGCATGAGATCTAGGATGAGAATGATACCATCCAACTAAAGTCACACGTTTCCATTCCATTGCCCTTGCAATTTCAGCTTCAACAGCAGCTGCAGCTGATTTGTCTTTACCAGAATACCGGCATGGAAAGGCAGTTGTTATAGATAGATCTATTATATTAGAAAAAGTAAGTTTTAGTAACAAaatgtgtatttaaattacattaaacattacagaaatatttacTGTGTGAATTAATATCCCAATGGCCACCTAAGTAGCCACAAACTTCTTTATCTGTTAAATGACAATGCAAATCTACTAACAAAGCTGCAGTAGTTGTTATAGTAACTAAGAAAGGTTG harbors:
- the LOC117153162 gene encoding uncharacterized protein LOC117153162, which codes for METTTITEPMEESPEKVQTSPLIQVVRVPVKHTNLGIRSHAMDMSTMVELTSFSTLGKIQPFLVTITTTAALLVDLHCHLTDKEVCGYLGGHWDINSHNLSITTAFPCRYSGKDKSAAAAVEAEIARAMEWKRVTLVGWYHSHPRSHASPSLRDVDSQLDYQIKMKGPSDNGYTPCVGLICSPYNTDGSCYESNFNVFWSLPPPENRPHEYPRPMLLSYTLSQEHFLSQDTLEEIRRCIEYYRSEGGIDFTTNFNNNTTYLERLRCSLASKLPGRSRSNGSYWDVIREMICPGSEDGTSPEFLAMKFPLVPVSESLVPSVPPGVGLAPNNAAVFLTPVNFKPDGSIITPTSKPFVMQPSTSRDNIKKDIITTDTTSITQIKDGNSTSKQHISPSEVMPSFQSGELTVSVKNTKCDYDFAPTDFSKVSNPLGTDISINKTRSSTTPDFPLADITQQISKFSDLSKLANFSTADLAKLSGFPIPDFARTSSPSPSAYMRNIANLFGPIGKISPARDIESNERKSNDFAMVDPIQSPFKATIGSSESCRNFSATPEDYTTDRKKMEIQNDNAKLNRSNEYQGTEDLSISKSEFGGMLDMTTIHKKQQQPQGSDIGDSLNLSKDRQ